From the Emys orbicularis isolate rEmyOrb1 chromosome 19, rEmyOrb1.hap1, whole genome shotgun sequence genome, the window CCTCTGCCCGCTGAACTCCCGCCCGCCCACCCGCACCTTGGTGCCCAGCAACAGCCCCTTCCGCCCCCGCcgcttccgccgcagccctgcctTGGGGGCCGTGTCCTGGGGCCCAGGGGAGGCCTTCCCCTCTGGGCCCCCAGgctgcccagcagggggcagggtggggctgagggccCCTGCCGTGGGCACTGGGGGCCCCTCATCCTCCTGGTGCTCAGCCAGGCCGGCGCCAGGCGgctcctgctccagctgctgccgCTTCGCCTTGTCCTGGTGCTTCTTCCCTAGCTTGGGCCGCCGCTCGTCCCCGCCGGCCTCCTCCGCACTGCAGGACAAGGAGAGGGGCCAGGTGAAAATCCGGGGGGCATTGTGCGAATTCAGCCCTGCCATGCCAGAGCCACCCACCCCTGCGAGGCCTGCAGCCCCGAGAACAGAGGCATCGCCAGCCCCTCTCCAGCAGGGGCCAGGACCAGCGGAAGGTGCAAGACGCCTTGCAGAAGGCAGGAGAAATACAAGCATCCAGGCTTTTCACACTGCCCAGCTCTTGGCCTCCCTGGGATCATGTAGCAGGGAGTTCCACCGACCCACGGTGCCCCATGTGAACACAGCATTTCCCTTATATGAGGCGACGGGCTCAGGGGCAttgccccccgccctcccagcctGCTCCTCTGGGGACAGCCTGGCAGGGGGGCACTGACCTACAGGCCCAAACagcggggggcagaggagggaacaTGCTCTCCGCAGAGCAGCCTCCGTTCTGAAACCCCAGTGCGCTTAAGATTCCCTGCCCGGGGCCCAGCCCCCCGGAGCCCCATAGAATGtgcagcagctgggggggccCATCCAgcagccccctgggactcctaaAAAACAAGGAAACTCCCAGCCAAAAAAACGTGGTTAGAGACGAGCTCCCATGCAGGTGAAGGGTTCAAATTGCGCGGCGGGAGCGTGGGGGACTCAGcgctggcgccccctgctggagcgctggcgccccctgctggagcgctggcgccccctgctggagcgctgGCCCAGGGTACATACGCGGCTGAGAGGGACTTGAGGATCTGCTGCTTCTTGCCGGTGTTCTGGGCCTTGCGGGTGTAGGCGGCCTTGTCCTGGAGCTCCTCCTTCTCCGACCTGCGGGGAGACGCGGGGCAAGAGGGCTCAGATACTGACCCACAGAGAGGGACCCAGGGGTCACCCTCCGGGGCCTCTAGTTGGGGAAGAAGGGCTGAGAGCTGGGGAACGGGAGAATCAGCCCGGCAGCGTGTGAACGGGACATGGACGATAATCCGGCAATGCTATGGCAGAGcgccagagagggaaactgaggcacaaacagagCCCATGAGTCCTGACTCcaagcctccctcctgccccccctgctctaaccactagaccccattcccctcccagagccagggatagaacccaggagtcctattCCACCTCACCCTGCATGTGGTTTCTGAGCAAAGCAAAGTCCTGGTTTGAAGCACCCCTTGTCTCCCAGGGCCCATCTGCTGCCGTCCCACCCCCCAAGTGccgcgggggaggggcagccccccAGGCCCTCACCTGTACATGCAGGTCTTGCGCAGCGAGCACCAGCGGTTTAGCTCCTTGTCGTCAGCAGCCAGGatctgacgggggggggggggcgagagcaaAGGAGGGGGAAGGTTCATGACTTGTGAGGGGCAGGGTCCCCCAGGAGCCAGGAATCAGCCTTGGatccagagggggaaactgaggcacagagaagggacaggACTGATCCCCTGAGGTCAGAGAgtcggggcagagctggggcgagaacccaggagtcctggttcccagcccccccgctctgaccactaggccccactcccctcctggagctgggacAGAAGCCGGGCTAGGCCCAGAACTGCGGGGAGGCCGGCGGAGCACAGGGGTGGGTGCTGGACGGGGAAGGGGCGCCAGGCGGGGGAGGCGGCAGGTACCTCGTGGGTGCTGAGGCCGAAGTCGCAGGGCACCACGCCACGGTACTTGAAGGGGCGAGGGAGGGGGTGCGcgccgggggaggggcggaacGGCGGgcgccaggggaggggcaggtggtgggggaggggcgggacgAGGGTACCTCGTCAGTGCTGAGGCCGAAGTCGCAGGGCACCACGCCGCGGTACTTGAAGCGACAGGGCAGGTCGCCGATCAGGTCCTCATAGTCCAGCCGGTAATACTCGTCCAGGTACTGCTCAAAGGagccagcccctgggggggggagaaagggggggctTCAGGGGCTCCCTGGTCCAGcaaccccctcccagcccagggcaccaCCCCCagtacagccccctcccccagtgaccCCCCACCCAGGTCAGTTCCCTCTCAGCTGTGGGGGGCCCTGAGGCAGACtcagagggggctggggccccCTGGCTACAGGACGCCCTTGGGGCAGACCATGGAGGGCAccggggagggaggcaggagggagccagAGGGGGGTACCCCGAGTGCGGAGCTGGGGGGAACCATCCTAGGGCCacccagggaagggggctggctggctggcagcacATGGCTCCtggtgggggaggcggggggggcaggACGGCTGCTGGGCCCAAGGAGCCTGACACCCCAGGACACCAGGCAGAACCCCCCTGTCCCCCCAATGGCTCCCCCCTTTACCAGGGTCGAACgggggcttcttccgctccacGGCCTCCGTGAACCGTGTCTTGCgcttcctcttccccagcagcGTCTGCGCCTCCTTCTGCCGCTTCCGGGGGGGGCCTGGCCGCACGCGGGGGTCGTAATCCGCATCCATCTGGGGACAGAACCGCCCCAGGGCGCCCGTCACTCTCGGCtcagggagacacccccccctcccccgcacctcccaGCGCCACGGGCCCCGATCCCCAAGTGGGGCGCCCCCGAACGTGCCCCGCTGGTATGCCgggagcaccccctgctggagtcACCCCGCACTGCCACCAGTGTCATGAGTTCAGCGGGGTCTCAGCACCAGAGACGTACAACGAAGTTGGGGTCCTCGCAGTGCGGCTCGTAGCTCTCCTCTTCCTCCGGCCACTCGCCCCCCTCCGCGTCCCGTCCGGTCCAGCTGTCCCAGTTCCAGCCGTCTGGGTCCAGAGGGGAAAGAGACGGTTGCTTTGGAGCGGAATCGTACTcctaccgcccccccccccgcccaagcccCCAGCTGTGAGCCGGGGCAGGGATCACCCCACCCACCACTgagaggcagccacctctggctgGGGTGCGGCAGCTGATTTTAGCAGCACTGCCTGCAgggtttgggacaggaagtgggggggaagcTCAGATGCAATGTCCCGTCGCTGCCCTCCGCCATTTGCAGTTTGGAGGCGCTATGGAGCCAGCCCAGACAGCTCTCCCAGAACCAGCCCCTCAAACTCACATGCGCCCCCAAAGAGAGAGAGTCTCATTTGCATATGTGAATATGCAAGTCAGATCACCTTCCAcctgcagagtgggggtggggggagaagtgaTCTGCCCAGCTGATCGGAGCACAGAAGTGGGGTGGGAATCTCATGGTGCCCCCCATTGTcctccccccacattccccccttccccatccacctACCATCcacgccctcctcctcctcaaactGCGGCTTCTCCTCCTCCGCCTCCCCGTAATACTCGGCCCCGAAGAACTtctgtggggtgggaagaggagaaggagccGAGTGAGAgctgggctgagaggggcaggagtcccccttccccctcctgcccgggGAGCGGCTGTGCCCAGGGGGACAGGACAAGGGAGGGCTCCTCTGTCCCACGGAAGGTCTCCCCAGCCCGGTGACCCACAGAGGAGCCAGGCCAGGGACATGGGGCCCgggccagatgggagccagcTGGGGGCTTGGCGCGGGACATTAACCCCTTGGAGCCCAGATGGGTGTGGCGGCGTCAGGAGATGCGAGGGCCCCACGGGGAGAGTGGGGAGGTCTCTGCAGGCCAGCCAGAAGGTGCCGGGTGGCAGGGTCTGTGCCACAGGCCGGGAGGCACCCAGGCCccattggggggcagggggtgtctgtGCCACAGGGCTGAGAGGTGCCAGGGCCCAGTGGGGTGAggcgggggcgaggggggggtgGTCTGTGCCGCAGGCCGGGAGGCACCAGGCCCCCCAGGGCGAGGTGGGCGGGTCCCGGTCCCCGGGCGGGGGCCTCTCGCCTGCATGAGCCGGTCGTGTTCGGCCGGGTCGAaggccccctccagctcctgctccccgaAGCCCACGGTCGCGTTGCCCGTTGCCTCCCGCAGCTTCTCCAGCTTGGCCAGGATCTCCTGGCGCTTCAGGTTCTTcatctgcttcaactcctcctgCTTCTGGGCCTTCTCCTGCGGGGGGGACGGACCGGGGGTTATTATGGGATGGGCTCCCCTCGCTCGCTGACACCCCCCCCGCACCTGCTGGGGGGTCCGTGCaacagagagagatgggggggggggggtggttcctAACCCCCAAGAGACTCAGTGTCCGATAGAACCAGCCCCTGGAGACGCCAGTACACTGAGGGTAAAGACCAAGCAGAGAcaggagcagggagagaacccaggcgtcctggctcccagcccccccatgctctaaccactagaccccactcccctcccagagctggggatagaacccaggagtccgggccccTGTTCTCTCCCCCCATTGAACAGTCTTTGTTCGCTCAGCTCTGCGACTCAGGCTGCCCCACAACCTCCAGGAGTGGagaacccccagcccccttcagcccagccccccccccccccgcacgctgGGGGCATCTCTCaccttcctcttcctctccctgatCTCCTCACGCTTCTCCTTGCGCCGCTCGTCCTTCCTGCGCACCGAGCTGGCGATGGTCCGGGGATAAGTCCTCACCTGGGGGGGACACGGCACCCGTGTTACCGCCAGatccctgcccacacacacaggCGAGACTCCAGGGACCCTGGCGTCCTGCGCCCCCGGCCTGgacacccccacccacagcaTGGGGGGCACCCAACACTGCAGCCCCCACtccagctggggggggctgcATCTGTGTTGGGGTCTCCCAGcgcccccctcctgggaccctatCATGCCCCACCCAGCTGTCCCTGGCTCCAGAGTCACTCGCCCTCCCCGGGGGAGGAGCatagtgccgggggggggggggggtggcagaggGGACACGGCACCTGGGGGGGACAACACAGCACCCGGGGGCGGAACACGGCACCCAGGGGGGGACATggggcccgggggaggaggcaggggggacacggcaccggggggggggagcaggagggggggtACACGGCACCCGGGGGGGTCCCTTACCAGCTGCGCGTCAGGCTCCTCAAAGCGGAAGTTGTACTTGCGCTCAAACTCCTCCTGCTTCTTGAGGAAGAGCTCCCCCTCGTCCGAGGAGTCCTCCAGCCGCAGGGGGGACACGGCCCCAGGGCCCCTGGGGAGAGACAACAAGGccatggggggggaggtgtctccAGGATCCTTTCCTCGGGATGATGTGACACCCTGGGTGGGCCATCGGCGCCGGGGACTGAACCCACGACCACGGGATCTAAAGGGCTGAGCTAAGAGCCAGCAGCAtcagccggggctgggagcagcagcaTTCACCTGCACCACCGCAGACAGAGTGGGGGGGTGTTTAATTTGGgggccccagcccaggctcaAGGACAAGGAcaagcgccccctgctggcagccgtCACCTCCACTCGGCGGCACCGCATGCTTGCCCCATATGTTGATTTCAGCACGTGCCCCTCCAGGCACTAGCCATCCCCCCCAGGGGGtaaccctacccccccccccacagctacaGCGAGCTCTGCTCACAGGCCACGTTTCCCCCCCCGCCTGCTatccccagggagccccccccccaacacttccagccccacagctgccccctcactgccccacagCAGCCGAACCCGTCCCCATCTGGTTCCAGTGGGTTCTCCTCCTGCCACAGCAataaccccccccagctcctgctctgATTGGCCAGGGTGGCCGCACCCACCCCAGactggccaatgggagaggcGGCCGGTCTCCAGGAGTTCCAAA encodes:
- the KRI1 gene encoding protein KRI1 homolog translates to MPEPELKINAGFAARYGRYRRQEELQRLQDRYGADAGAGGESSSESEESGDDVELDPLQDRDFYRTLALLKTKDPRIYQKDATFYSQAGSLSESGREAAAAPKRKEKPMYLKDYERKVILEKEGKYEEDEEDKEAAAERQKRAASQSYVEEQKRIKESFQPFVADSDGEESAGEGGSALLQKRIKSTEEKAREEEGYVSWLKGQDLPPDQQLEDLAPLKEYWSDPTLAPGERFLRDYILNKAYREEDEEEEEGRQVPSDPGDTSPPMALLSLPRGPGAVSPLRLEDSSDEGELFLKKQEEFERKYNFRFEEPDAQLVRTYPRTIASSVRRKDERRKEKREEIRERKRKEKAQKQEELKQMKNLKRQEILAKLEKLREATGNATVGFGEQELEGAFDPAEHDRLMQKFFGAEYYGEAEEEKPQFEEEEGVDDGWNWDSWTGRDAEGGEWPEEEESYEPHCEDPNFVMDADYDPRVRPGPPRKRQKEAQTLLGKRKRKTRFTEAVERKKPPFDPGAGSFEQYLDEYYRLDYEDLIGDLPCRFKYRGVVPCDFGLSTDEILAADDKELNRWCSLRKTCMYRSEKEELQDKAAYTRKAQNTGKKQQILKSLSAAAEEAGGDERRPKLGKKHQDKAKRQQLEQEPPGAGLAEHQEDEGPPVPTAGALSPTLPPAGQPGGPEGKASPGPQDTAPKAGLRRKRRGRKGLLLGTKVRVGGREFSGQRLQAYGLNLRRLRYRQLQRHSRKRPTQQTQRAQAPGRQGPVDKAARA